The proteins below come from a single Biomphalaria glabrata chromosome 10, xgBioGlab47.1, whole genome shotgun sequence genomic window:
- the LOC106066819 gene encoding actin-like protein 6B, translating into MSGGVYGGDEVGAVVFDIGSYSFRAGFAGEDTPKAEIPTHVGVLDDIEASMDVENGGDSNVTPKRYLIDTVNMKHPVKDMELTTFLKDGMIENWDIFEKVMDYVYSKNIKSESNLHPVLMSEAAWVTKAKREQLTEIMFEKYNVPAFFLCKNPVLSAFANGRSTALIVDSGATQTSAVPVYDGYVISQYIVKSPLAGDFVTAECKKLMEELDIEIVPPYMIASKEIVADAQPAKWKKKENLNVTKSFHNYMVKDVLQDFAATIVQVSDSPYEQSQADSMPTVHYDFPHGYNQDFGSERFKVCEGLFDPSFIKESGGNSMLGVGHVVTSSVGMCDIDIRPSLYSSVICVGGNTLLQGFTDRLNRDLSTKTPPSMRLKVIAASSSSERRFSSWIGGSILASLGAFQQMWVSKQEYEEGGKQIVERKCP; encoded by the exons ATGAGTGGTGGGGTCTACGGAGGAG atgaagtTGGTGCTGTGGTTTTCGACATTGGTTCTTACTCATTCCGAGCTGGCTTTGCTGGAGAAGATACACCAAAA gcaGAAATTCCAACTCATGTTGGTGTTCTTGATGATATTGAGGCTTCCATGGATGTAGAAAATGGAGGTGATAGCAATGTGACACCTAAACGATACTTGATAGACACAGTGAACATGAAACATCCTGTGAAAGACATGGAACTGACCACATTTCTCAAAGATGGCATGA TTGAAAACTGGGACATATTTGAGAAAGTCATGGATTATGTTTACAGTAAAAATATCAAATCTGAATCCAATCTCCACCCTGTTCTTATGTCTGAAGCCGCT TGGGTGACCAAAGCCAAAAGAGAACAGCTGACAGAAATTATGTTTGAGAAGTACAATGTCCCAGCTTTCTTCCTGTGTAAAAACCCTGTCCTGTCAGC ATTTGCCAATGGCAGGTCCACAGCCCTAATAGTAGACAGCGGAGCAACACAGACATCAGCAGTACCAGTGTATGATGGTTATGTCATCAGCCAGT ATATTGTCAAATCTCCTCTTGCTGGTGACTTTGTGACAGCAGAATGTAAGAAATTGATGGAAGAATTGGACATAGAAATAGTTCCACCATATATGATTGCCAGCAAG GAAATTGTAGCCGATGCTCAGCCAgccaaatggaagaaaaaagaaaatcttaatgtGACCAAATCTTTCCACAACTACATGGTCAAG GATGTTCTTCAGGATTTTGCTGCTACAATAGTTCAAGTTTCAGATTCACCTTATGAACAGAG CCAAGCAGACTCCATGCCAACCGTCCATTATGATTTTCCTCATGGCTACAATCAAGATTTTGGTAGTGAGAGGTTTAAAGTGTGTGAAGGACTATTTGATCCATCATTTATCAAG GAATCAGGAGGCAATTCAATGCTTGGTGTTGGCCATGTTGTGACATCTAGTGTAGGAATGTGTGACATTGACATCAGACCA agcTTGTACAGCAGTGTTATTTGTGTTGGGGGCAATACTCTTTTGCAAGGTTTTACTGATAGACTCAACAGAGATTTAAGCACTAAGACGCCACcg AGTATGAGGCTAAAGGTCATTGCGGCATCAAGTTCTTCAGAACGAAGGTTCAGTAGTTGGATTGGAGGATCAATATTGGCATCTTTG GGAGCATTTCAACAAATGTGGGTGTCCAAACAAGAGTACGAGGAAGGAGGGAAACAGATAGTTGAAAGGAAGTGCCCATaa